TCCGGGCGGTCGATGCCGTCCGGACGGTCCGCGTCGGCCCTGCCGGGCCCCGCGGGAGGCGCGCCGGGGCGGGCGTGGCGGCGAGTGCGGGACAATGGCCGTATGCCTTCCGCACTGCCCGATGGTGAACCCATGCCCGAAGACGGCTCGCTGCCGTCGCATGCCCTGGAGGGCGCCGGGGGGCGGCCGCTGGGGTTCTACCTGCACGTCCCGTACTGCGCCACGCGCTGCGGGTACTGCGACTTCAACACCTACACCGCGACCGAGCTGCGCGGCACCGGCGGCGTCCTCGCCTCCCGGGAGAACTACGCCGACACCCTGATCGACGAGGTCCGCCTCGCCCGCAAGGTGCTCGGGGACGACCCGCGCGCCGTGCGCACCGTCTTCGTCGGCGGCGGCACGCCCACCCTGCTGCCCGCGCGGGACCTCGTACGGATGCTCGCGGCGATCCGGGACGAGTTCGGGCTGGCCGAGGACGCCGAGGTCACCACCGAGGCCAATCCGGAGTCCGTGAACCCGGAGTACCTGGCGGAGCTGCGCGCGGGCGGCTTCAACCGGATCTCCTTCGGCATGCAGAGCGCCCGGCAGCACGTCCTGAAGGTGCTGGACCGCACGCACACCCCCGGGCGTCCCGAGGCCTGCGTCGCGGAGGCGCGGGCGGCGGGCTTCGAGCACGTCAACCTGGACCTGATCTACGGCACCCCGGGGGAGTCCGACGACGACTGGCGGGCCTCCCTGGAGGCCGCGCTGGGCGCCGGGCCCGACCACATCAGCGCCTACGCGCTGATCGTCGAGGAGGGCACGCAGCTGGCCCGCCGGATCCGCCGCGGCGAGGTCCCGATGACGGACGACGACGTACACGCCGACCGGTACCTGATCGCGGACTCCGTCATGGCCGGGGCCGGGTACTCCTGGTACGAGGTGTCGAACTGGGCCACCTCCGAGGCCGGCCGCTGCCTGCACAACGAGCTGTACTGGCGCGGCGCCGACTGGTGGGGCGCGGGCCCCGGGGCGCACTCCCACGTGGGCGGGGTGCGCTGGTGGAACGTGAAGCACCCCGGCGCGTACGCGGCCGCCCTCGCGGAGGGCCGCTCCCCCGGCGCGGGGCGCGAGCTGCTGTCGGCCGAGGACCGGCGCGTGGAGCGGATCCTGCTGGAGCTCCGGCTGGTGGACGGCGTCCCGCTGTCGCTGCTCGCCCCGGCCGGGCTCGCGGCCGCCGGGAAGGCGCTGGCCGACGGGCTGCTGGAGGCGGCCCCGTACGAGGCCGGGCGCGCGGTGCTGACCCTGCGCGGGCGGCTGCTGGCCGACGCGGTGGTGCGGGACCTGGTCGACTGACCGGGTCCCGCGGGGAGGGTGGGGAGGGTCAGGCCGGCCAGCTGTTGCGCCAGGGCTTGTAGTGCGGGTTGTCCTGGCACTTGTCCATGATCTCGGTCTTGGCGACCTTGTCGACGGGGCAGACCGCGACGATGAAGGACCGGTCGATGCCGCCGGGGAAGGCCACCTCCACCTGGGAGGCGTACTTGTGGGTGTCGCCGATGGTCTGGTTGACGTCCACACCGCCCGGGGCGTCGATGTAGTAGTTCCAGCCGCTCTTCCACCACGTCTTGTACAGGTCGTGGTCGTAGCTGGTCGAGACGTACGGGGAGGGCTGGTTGACCAGCACGTACTGCTCGATGTCGTACTGGCCGTCGATCGGGGCCCTGGGCTTGAAGCCCTCCTCGAAGACGATCTCCGGCCCACGGCCGTCGGAGCGGTAGAGCTGCTTGCAGTTGATCCGCCAGGACGGGGACGGCGTGATGCGGTCCACGGTGACGGTCTTGTCCGCGGCGGCGAAGAGGTGGTCGGTCACCCGGGGACAGGAGTTCGCCGGGGCGGCGTGCGCCGCGGTCGAGGCCGAGGCGGAGGCGGGCGGGAGCAGGGCGGCGGCGAGCACGGTCGCGGCGAGGACCGCGCGCTGCCGCAGAGCAAAGGTGATCATGGAGACCACCCTTGCCCTCCGTGGCCCGCCGTATGCGTACTGTCACCCGGAGGTGGGCGTGTCGCGCGGCCCGCACCATCCCGCCGCCCCGGAGCCCCCGGGTGCCCGTCGCTCCGCCGCTCAGGGCGCCGTCACGAAGTCGATCAGCTCCTCGACGCGGCCCAGCAGCGTCGGCTCCAGGTCCCGGTACGAGGACACGCGCGACAGGATGTGCTGCCAGGCGGCCCCGGTGTTCTCCGGCCAGCCCAGCGTCCGGCAGACGCCCGTCTTCCAGTCCTGGCCGCGCGGGACCTCGGGCCACGCCCGGATGCCCAGCGCGGACGGCTTCACCGCCTGCCAGACGTCCACGTACGGGTGGCCCACGACCAGCACGTCCGGCGAGGTCACCGAAGCCGCGATCCGGGACTCCTTCGAGCCGGGCACCAGGTGGTCCACCAGCACCCCCAGCCGGGCGTCCGGGGCCGGGGCGAACTCCGCGACCACGGCCGCCAGGTCGTCGATGCCCTCCAGGTACTCCACGACCACGCCCTCGATCCGCAGGTCGTCGCCCCAGACCCGCTCGACCAGCTCGGCGTCGTGCCGGCCCTCCACGTAGATCCGCCCGGCCCGCGCCACCCGCGCCCGCGCCCCCGGGACGGCCACCGAGCCCGACGCCGTACGGGCCGGCGCGGCGGGCGCCCGCGACGGGCGGGTCAGGGTCACCACCGCGCCGTCCAGCAGGAAGCCGCGCGGCTCCAGCGGGAAGACCCGCCGCTTGCCGAAACGGTCCTCCAGGGTCACCGTGCCCGCCTCGCAGGCCACCACCGCGCCGCAGAAGTCCGTACCCGCCACCTCGACCACCAGGTCGGGGTCGGCCGGCACCTCCGGCACGGCCTTGGCGCGCTTCCACTGCGGGGTCAGGTCGGGGGAGTACTCACGCATCCGGCCGACACTAGGAGAGCCCGCGCCCTCACGCCTCCGACACGCCGAACCGGGCCGCCAGTGTGGCGCGTTGCGCACGTACGAAGCCCGCGTCGACCACCGCTCCGTGACCCGGCACGTACAGCGCGTCGTCCCCGCCCAGGGACAGCAGCCGGTCCAGGGCGGCGGGCCACTGGCCCGGCACCGCGTCCGGGCCGGCCTGGGGCTCGCCCGACTCCTCGACCAGGTCCCCGCAGAACACCGCCTCCCGCTCGCCCGGCACGAAGACGGCCAGGTCGTGCTGGGAGTGCGCGGGCCCCACATTGGCCAGCAGCACCTGCACCCCGCCCAGCTCCAGGGTCCACTCGCCCGACACCAGGTGCCGCGGCGCCTGGAGCAGGCCCACCGCCTCGGCGGCCTCCGCCTCCGCCAGGCCCTGGCGGACCGCGTCCACCCGCAGCTCCTCGCGGCCCGTGGGGGTCGCCAGCGGCCGCTCCAGCCCGACCGCCCCGTAGAACTCGGCTCCCGCGAAGGCCCCGCCGCCCAGCACGTGGTCGAAATGTCCGTGCGTGAATGCGATATGGGTCACGCGGCGGCCCGTCAGCCGCTCCGCCTCGGCCCGCACCTGCGCGCCCTCCCGTACACACGATCCGGGGTCGATCAGCAGCACCGACTCGTCCCCCACCACCAGCCCCACCGTGCAGTCCCACACCGGCAGCCGTCGCCGGCCCACCCGCCCGGTGACCCGTTCCCAGCCCGCCTCTTCCCAACGCACGTCCATGCGGCGACGCTACCCTGGCGGGCCGCCCTTGCCCGCGGCGCACTACCCGGCCGTACACTGACCGGGGGATCTCTGGCACTCACACGATCAGAGTGCCAACAAGCCAGGGCCGGCCGACCACCGGCCGCGACCGACGACCGACCCGCTTCCGGAGGTGTGCGCGATGCTCAGTGAACGCAGGCTCGAGGTACTGCGCGCCATCGTCCAGGACTACGTCGGGACGGAGGAGCCCGTCGGCTCCAAGGCCCTCACCGAACGCCACCGGCTCGGCGTCTCACCCGCCACGGTGCGCAACGACATGGCCGTGCTGGAGGAGGAGGGCTACATCGCCCAGCCCCACACCAGCGCCGGCCGGATCCCCACGGACAAGGGCTACCGCCTCTTCGTCGACAAGCTGGCGGGCGTCAAGCCG
The Streptomyces sp. NBC_00091 genome window above contains:
- the hemW gene encoding radical SAM family heme chaperone HemW, which gives rise to MPSALPDGEPMPEDGSLPSHALEGAGGRPLGFYLHVPYCATRCGYCDFNTYTATELRGTGGVLASRENYADTLIDEVRLARKVLGDDPRAVRTVFVGGGTPTLLPARDLVRMLAAIRDEFGLAEDAEVTTEANPESVNPEYLAELRAGGFNRISFGMQSARQHVLKVLDRTHTPGRPEACVAEARAAGFEHVNLDLIYGTPGESDDDWRASLEAALGAGPDHISAYALIVEEGTQLARRIRRGEVPMTDDDVHADRYLIADSVMAGAGYSWYEVSNWATSEAGRCLHNELYWRGADWWGAGPGAHSHVGGVRWWNVKHPGAYAAALAEGRSPGAGRELLSAEDRRVERILLELRLVDGVPLSLLAPAGLAAAGKALADGLLEAAPYEAGRAVLTLRGRLLADAVVRDLVD
- a CDS encoding ADP-ribosyltransferase, with product MITFALRQRAVLAATVLAAALLPPASASASTAAHAAPANSCPRVTDHLFAAADKTVTVDRITPSPSWRINCKQLYRSDGRGPEIVFEEGFKPRAPIDGQYDIEQYVLVNQPSPYVSTSYDHDLYKTWWKSGWNYYIDAPGGVDVNQTIGDTHKYASQVEVAFPGGIDRSFIVAVCPVDKVAKTEIMDKCQDNPHYKPWRNSWPA
- a CDS encoding DUF3097 domain-containing protein; this translates as MREYSPDLTPQWKRAKAVPEVPADPDLVVEVAGTDFCGAVVACEAGTVTLEDRFGKRRVFPLEPRGFLLDGAVVTLTRPSRAPAAPARTASGSVAVPGARARVARAGRIYVEGRHDAELVERVWGDDLRIEGVVVEYLEGIDDLAAVVAEFAPAPDARLGVLVDHLVPGSKESRIAASVTSPDVLVVGHPYVDVWQAVKPSALGIRAWPEVPRGQDWKTGVCRTLGWPENTGAAWQHILSRVSSYRDLEPTLLGRVEELIDFVTAP
- a CDS encoding MBL fold metallo-hydrolase, yielding MDVRWEEAGWERVTGRVGRRRLPVWDCTVGLVVGDESVLLIDPGSCVREGAQVRAEAERLTGRRVTHIAFTHGHFDHVLGGGAFAGAEFYGAVGLERPLATPTGREELRVDAVRQGLAEAEAAEAVGLLQAPRHLVSGEWTLELGGVQVLLANVGPAHSQHDLAVFVPGEREAVFCGDLVEESGEPQAGPDAVPGQWPAALDRLLSLGGDDALYVPGHGAVVDAGFVRAQRATLAARFGVSEA